The following nucleotide sequence is from Candidatus Zixiibacteriota bacterium.
TCATCCCGGCGCAGGGAAGGCAAAGCGAACGCCTGAACGCAGGAGCAACGAATGAATAATGCCATCGTCAATGTCCCGACACCCCGCAACGAGCCGGTCAAGTCATACGTACCCGGCAGTCCGGAACGCAAAGAGCTGCAGGAGGAAATCCGAAATCAGCGCCGGGAGCGGATCGAAATCCCGCTGATCATCGGCGGCGAGGAGGTCCGTACCGGCGACTTGGCCGACTGCCTCATGCCGCACGAGCACAGTCATCTCCTTGCACATTTCCACAAGGCGTCACGAGCGCATGTGAAGCTGGCCATCGAGGCGGCCAGGGCGGCGCAGCCCGCGTGGGCGGCGCTGGATTGGGAACATCGTCTCGCGATCTTCCTGAAAGCGGCCGATTTGTTGTCCGGGACGTATCGGTCCATCATCAACGGCGCCACCATGAACGGCCAGAGCAAGAATGTCATGCAGGCCGAGTTGGACGCCGCCTGCGAGTTGATTGACTTCTGGAGGTTCAACTGCTCCTATGCCCGCCAGATTTACGCCCAGCAGCCCGAATCCTCAACGGGGATATGGAATTACATGGAATACCGGCCATTGGAGGGGTTCGTGTTCGCGGTGACGCCCTTCAACTTCACCGCCATCGGCGGCAACCTGCCAACCGCCCCGGCGATGCTGGGCAATGTGACGTTGTGGAAGCCCGCCTCCAGCGCCGTTTATGCGGCGTGGTTTGTCATGCAGGTGCTGATTGATGCCGGGCTGCCGCCGGGGGTGATCAACTTCATCCCCGGTTCCGGGGCCGAAGTCGGCGATCCGGCGCTCGATTCCCCGGACCTGGCGGGGGTCCATTTTACCGGTTCGACCGCGACCTTTCAGGGGATGTGGCGCCGCATTGGGCAGAACATTGCCAATTACAAGTCGTACCCACGCATTGTCGGCGAGACCGGCGGCAAGGATTTTGTCTTCGCGCATCCGTCGGCCGATGTCGAGGCGCTGAATACCGCACTCTTGCGTGGCGCATTCGAGTATCAGGGGCAAAAGTGCTCGGCCGCGTCACGGGCCTTCATTCCCGAGTCGATTTGGCCGAAGCTCCGGGACCGCCTGCTCGATGAGGTCACGCAGATGAAGATGGGCGACCCCTTGGAATTCGACAACTTCATCAACGCTGTCATCGACCGCAACGCCTTCAAGTCCATCAAGTCCTATATCGACTTTGCGCAGTCGTCGTCCGACGCCATGGTCCTCTGCGGCGGACGCTGCGACGACAAGAAGGGATACTTCATCGAGCCGACCGTGGTGCAGACCACCGATCCGAAGTTCAAGCTGCTCTGCGAGGAAATTTTCGGTCCGGTCCTCACGGTCCTTGTCTATCCCGACAATAAGCTCGATGAAGCGCTGACCATGTGCGACACCGGCTCGCCCTATGGGCTGACCGGCGCGGTTTTCGCGCAGGACCGTTATGTCATCGCGCGGATCGCACGGCGTCTGGTCAACACGGCGGGGAACTTCTACATCAACGATAAACCGACCGGCGCGGTGGTCGGCCAGCAGCCCTTCGGCGGCAGCCGCGCCTCCGGCACCAATGACAAGGCGGGCAGCTTGCTCAACATGATCCGCTGGGTCACCCCGCGCGTGATCAAAGAGAACTTCGTCCCGCCCAAGGACTGGCGGTATCCGTTTTTGGGGTAGGAGTTGTCCGTAGGCAGAGGAATCTGGTGTGGATTCAAACCCAGACAGATTGAAATCTGAGCTTCATTGGCTCGTTTTGATTGGGGAGTCGATGGAACTTGATCTCATGCTTCGCCGCCGAGCTGAGTCCGGCGCACCGGTTCTTGATAAGGAACCCCAGCGCGCGGCGGAGAAGTTTAAGCCGTCCTTTGAAAGAGATTACCAAAAGTGGTATACGCAAGCGGACGCTGTAATCCGCCTGATTCTGCCGAGCAGGCTGCCCGAATTCGAACTACTTTACAGGAGCGAAGGAAAGCGTAAGGCGATTGACGCCCAGAACTACTCTATCCAAGATTGGCTCTTGGGACTTCGAGTGACGCACGGGTACCCCGCTACGGAGTCGTTTGACCATCTTGGTTGCGCCGCCTCACGACTCTCATTGCAGCGGAAGATCTTAGAATCCGCTCGCGCCAAATTCGATGGCAGCCTGCTCGATATACGCCACATCGTTCAAGCCGATCTCTTCGACTCTGAACTGGACGCGGCTAGAGAGTTGCTAAAGCACGGATTCCTTCGGCCGGCAGGAGTCGTTGCTGGGGTTGTCCTCGAACGCCACCTCAGTCACGTGTGTTTGAGCCACGACGTGAGGAGCAGGAAGCAGAATCCTACACTCAGCGACTTCAATGATCTTCTGAAAAATAAAAGCGTCATTGACATTATTCTCTGGCGCAAGGTGCAGCATTTGGGCGATCTCCGTAATCTCTGCGCTCACGACAAGGAGCGTGACCCAACTAAGGAAGAAGTCCTTGAGTTGATTGATGGGGCAGGGAAGATTACAAAGACACTCGTGTGACACTGGATTGCGACAGGGCGGCCCGTCCCTCAATCAGGGTTTCACGTTTCGGAAGCGTGATGGGCACGATACGTCGCCTGTCCCGAATGCAGTGAGGGGTGCCCCTACAACGACACGACGATTCGCTTACGGAGGGCGCGGGGACCGCGCCCCTACAGTCTGAAACGGAGTAGCGGCGCAATGCCTCTCACCATCCACCAAGTCGACGCATTCACCGACACGCTGTTTGCGGGAAATCCGGCGGCCGTGTGCATTCTGCCGGCGGTGGGCGACGAGACGTGGATGCAGCATGTCGCGCGGGAGATGAACCTCTCCGAGACGGCCTTCCTCGTCAAAACCGACGACGGATACGATTTGCGCTGGTTTACCCCCGTGCACGAGGTCGACTTGTGCGGGCATGCAACACTGGCGAGTGCGCACATTCTCTACGAAACAGGAGTACTCGCGCGGTCCGCTGAAGCGCGATTCCACACCAAGAGTGGACGGCTCACCGCGCGCCGTGATGGCGACTGGATCGTGATGGATTTCCCCGCGACGCCGGTCAAGCCCACCGATCAACTGGACGCGCTCAACCAGGGGCTGGGCGTGAC
It contains:
- the pruA gene encoding L-glutamate gamma-semialdehyde dehydrogenase; its protein translation is MNNAIVNVPTPRNEPVKSYVPGSPERKELQEEIRNQRRERIEIPLIIGGEEVRTGDLADCLMPHEHSHLLAHFHKASRAHVKLAIEAARAAQPAWAALDWEHRLAIFLKAADLLSGTYRSIINGATMNGQSKNVMQAELDAACELIDFWRFNCSYARQIYAQQPESSTGIWNYMEYRPLEGFVFAVTPFNFTAIGGNLPTAPAMLGNVTLWKPASSAVYAAWFVMQVLIDAGLPPGVINFIPGSGAEVGDPALDSPDLAGVHFTGSTATFQGMWRRIGQNIANYKSYPRIVGETGGKDFVFAHPSADVEALNTALLRGAFEYQGQKCSAASRAFIPESIWPKLRDRLLDEVTQMKMGDPLEFDNFINAVIDRNAFKSIKSYIDFAQSSSDAMVLCGGRCDDKKGYFIEPTVVQTTDPKFKLLCEEIFGPVLTVLVYPDNKLDEALTMCDTGSPYGLTGAVFAQDRYVIARIARRLVNTAGNFYINDKPTGAVVGQQPFGGSRASGTNDKAGSLLNMIRWVTPRVIKENFVPPKDWRYPFLG
- a CDS encoding PhzF family phenazine biosynthesis protein; translated protein: MPLTIHQVDAFTDTLFAGNPAAVCILPAVGDETWMQHVAREMNLSETAFLVKTDDGYDLRWFTPVHEVDLCGHATLASAHILYETGVLARSAEARFHTKSGRLTARRDGDWIVMDFPATPVKPTDQLDALNQGLGVTPKFTGRSKFDYLLELDSERTVRRLQPDMSKLGEIVTRGIIVTANSDSRDYDFVSRFFAPRSGIDEDPVTGSSHCALGPFWNGKLGKDHLIAKQVSARTGIVRVTIKGERVLLGGQAVTVMRGEMLSV